AATTTCATTCGCTCTTCAGATGTTGTCATTGCAATGAGTGATATTAATTTCACATTATATTTATGAGCTTGTTCTTTTAATTGTTGTCCAAGTTCAAAAGGTAAATCAGGAATAATAAGACCATACACACCTGCACGTTCACATGCTTTAAAAAATAATGTTTCTCCATAATGGCATACAATATTGTAATATGTCATTAATACATACGGACAGTCGATGTCATTTTGATGCAATTCAAGTTCCTTAAAGATATAATCAATGTTAATACCTTCTTCAATCGCTTTTCCCCCTGCTTCCATGATTGTAGGACCATCTGCAACTGGATCTGAAAATGGCACACCTACTTCAATCATATCTGCACCATTTTGACAAAGTAATGTCATATTCTCTATCAATTGATGGTTTGCCATAATATAAGGTATAAATAATTTATTCATTGACTTCACCTCTTTGTTGTGTATATTGACGTATCGTTTCCATATCTTTATCACCACGACCAGAAACGGTAACGACTATAATTTTATCCTTATTCATAGTAGGTGCTAATCGCTCTACGTAGCTTAATGCATGTGCACTTTCAATAGCAGGAATAATGCCTTCAGCTTTAGTAAATCGAATTAATGCTTCCATCGCCTGTTCATCACTTGCATCTGTATAAGTGACGCGTCCAATATCATGATAATAAGAATGTTCTGGTCCTATTCCAGGATAATCTAAACCAGCTGAAATGGAGTGTGCCAATTGAACTTGACCATGTTCATCTTGTATTAAATACATTTTAGCACCATGTAACACACCTGGACTTCCTTTACCTATAGCTAATGCATGTTTATCAGTAAGTTTACCTTTACCAGCTGCTTCAACACCATATAATTTCACATCATCTTGGATAAAAGGATAAAACGTTCCAATTGCATTTGAACCCCCACCAATACAAGCAACAACCGCATCAGGTAAACGTTGTTCTTTATTCAATATTTGTGTTTTAATCTCTTTACCTATCACACTTTGAAAATCTCTAACAATAGTTGGGAAAGGGTCAGGTCCAAGAGCGGAACCTAAAAGATAGTGTGTATCTTCAACATGACTAACCCAATATTGTAGTGCTTTATTTACAGCATCTGACAAAGTACCTTGACCTTCCTCGACAGAAACTACTTTAGCGCCGAGTAGTTCCATTCTAAAAACATTTAATTGTTGTCTTTGGATATCCTCTTTACCCATAAAAACAATTAAGTCCATATCAAATAATGCTGCAACTGTTGCACTTGCTACACCATGTTGTCCTGCCCCAGTTTCTGCTACTAATTTACGTTTTCCCATACGTTTAGCCAATAACGCTTGTCCTAATGCATTATTAATTTTATGAGCTCCTGTATGGTTTAAGTCTTCTCTTTTTAAATATATTTTTGCGCCACCTAAAGATTCTGAATATGCTTTAGCATAAGTTAAAGGTGTTTCTCTACCTACGTATTCTTTTAAATAATACTGTAATTCATCTTGAAAAGTCGGATCATTTTTTGCCTTTTTATACGCTTGTTTTAATTCTATGATTGCTGGCATTAATGTTTCAGGGACATATTGGCCTCCATAAGACCCAAAAAATCCTAAGTCATCTGCGTCTGTTTGAATATGTGTATTCATTGTTTATTCTCCTTTCACAATGTTAACGATTTTTTTCATTTTTTTGACATCTTTATGATGCTTGATTTCAATGCCAGAGGCTACATCATAGCCACTGTGTTGCAATGATAAATGTTGAATATGTTTGATATGTTGATCAGTTAATCCTCCTGCAATTAAAAATGATATACCTTTGATATTATCTAATAGATGCCAATCATAGATTTGCCCCGTACCTCCAAATTGGTCTGAAGGAGTATCAATAATAAAAAAGTCTACAGCTTCTTTGTAATAAACTATTTGATCTTGCAACTTTTGATGTGCAGGCAATGCTTTAATAACTTTAATATGGGGATATTGTGATTTTGTCCATTTCATGATTTCTATCGGTTCATTGCCATGAAATTGAATTGTGTTGATATTTGTATGTGTCACAAGATTTTGAATTTGTGTTTGATCTGGATTGACTAATACTACTACACGGTCAATATAACTAGGTACGAGTGTGGTTAATTGCTGAATTTGATTCATGTCGCAATGGCGACGGCTATTTGGAAAATGAATAAACCCAATCGCATCTATAGGCAATTCAATCGCTTTAAGTACATCTTCTTTACTTTTAAAACCACAAAATTTTAAATACATGATTTCACCTTTTTCAACTTTAATTGTGGTAAAAATTGACTTAAATCGTCGCATTTCATTAATGCTTCACCAATAAGTAACCCATCGATACCGGAGTGAACAATTTTCTCTACATCTGATTGATTGTGAATACCACTTTCAGAAATATAGTGAAAGTCATCTTTTTTATGTGCTAATATCTGATTTGTGTGGGCTACATCTGT
The DNA window shown above is from Staphylococcus sp. M0911 and carries:
- the trpA gene encoding tryptophan synthase subunit alpha, yielding MNKLFIPYIMANHQLIENMTLLCQNGADMIEVGVPFSDPVADGPTIMEAGGKAIEEGINIDYIFKELELHQNDIDCPYVLMTYYNIVCHYGETLFFKACERAGVYGLIIPDLPFELGQQLKEQAHKYNVKLISLIAMTTSEERMKLIAKNAEGFIYTVTMNATTGKDGTFHPELKSKLDTIKTFAKVPVVAGFGIRNVQHVKDISQIADGVVIGSEIVKRFANDTTEENISYLKSIRDALNQIN
- the trpB gene encoding tryptophan synthase subunit beta, encoding MNTHIQTDADDLGFFGSYGGQYVPETLMPAIIELKQAYKKAKNDPTFQDELQYYLKEYVGRETPLTYAKAYSESLGGAKIYLKREDLNHTGAHKINNALGQALLAKRMGKRKLVAETGAGQHGVASATVAALFDMDLIVFMGKEDIQRQQLNVFRMELLGAKVVSVEEGQGTLSDAVNKALQYWVSHVEDTHYLLGSALGPDPFPTIVRDFQSVIGKEIKTQILNKEQRLPDAVVACIGGGSNAIGTFYPFIQDDVKLYGVEAAGKGKLTDKHALAIGKGSPGVLHGAKMYLIQDEHGQVQLAHSISAGLDYPGIGPEHSYYHDIGRVTYTDASDEQAMEALIRFTKAEGIIPAIESAHALSYVERLAPTMNKDKIIVVTVSGRGDKDMETIRQYTQQRGEVNE
- a CDS encoding phosphoribosylanthranilate isomerase; this translates as MYLKFCGFKSKEDVLKAIELPIDAIGFIHFPNSRRHCDMNQIQQLTTLVPSYIDRVVVLVNPDQTQIQNLVTHTNINTIQFHGNEPIEIMKWTKSQYPHIKVIKALPAHQKLQDQIVYYKEAVDFFIIDTPSDQFGGTGQIYDWHLLDNIKGISFLIAGGLTDQHIKHIQHLSLQHSGYDVASGIEIKHHKDVKKMKKIVNIVKGE